From Granulicella sp. WH15, the proteins below share one genomic window:
- a CDS encoding tannase/feruloyl esterase family alpha/beta hydrolase, which yields MSNRYLDVSLALLLTAFGQSSFAQQSCEKLKGLQVPKVEITSATLVQAGSFASSLPTVAGNTTVVLATHCEVKAVARPTSDSEIGIEIWLPAENWNDNYEQLGNGGWAGAIHEAPLAGALQHGFVAAATDDGHRGGMSADGRQAIRSAAFAIGHPEKLIDFGYRALGETRATALAAIKAYYGHDAVRSYFSGCSDGGREALMVAQRFPEDFDGILVGDPGNDWSHWAAGLVWNEQAQFADSPSAIPIAKRALIQSAVIAACDTIDGVKDGLISDPRFCRFDPAVLTCKGTDAPNCLTAPQIAALKKIYEGPQNPRTGEQIYPGYPPGIENAPGSTIITPSRQSTSSFGDTYFGQALFEQKNWDFRTLDFDKDIAFSDRKGSPVVDSINPDLRSFRDHGGKLIQYHGWSDALIPPGGSVVYYENVEAFMSKYPDPRSDSSNPVDTFYRLFMIPGMGHCYGGAGPTSIAPTGSADATDPQHDLMLSLEQWVEKGIAPEMLIGSGKTPNAPTKTMSRPLCPYPKMARYKGKGDTNDAASFECAAPPAQQ from the coding sequence ATGAGTAACAGGTATCTGGACGTCTCTCTCGCGCTTCTGTTGACAGCGTTTGGCCAATCCAGCTTCGCCCAGCAATCCTGCGAAAAGCTGAAAGGCCTTCAAGTGCCGAAGGTAGAGATTACTTCGGCGACCTTGGTGCAAGCCGGTTCCTTTGCCAGTTCCCTGCCGACCGTTGCAGGCAATACCACCGTCGTGTTGGCCACGCACTGCGAGGTTAAGGCTGTGGCACGTCCGACCAGCGATTCTGAAATAGGAATCGAGATATGGCTCCCTGCGGAAAATTGGAATGACAACTACGAACAGCTCGGAAACGGAGGGTGGGCCGGCGCCATTCACGAGGCTCCGCTGGCCGGAGCCCTGCAGCACGGCTTTGTTGCAGCGGCGACCGACGACGGCCATAGAGGTGGGATGTCAGCCGACGGCCGACAAGCCATAAGATCGGCAGCGTTTGCAATTGGACACCCTGAGAAATTGATCGATTTTGGCTATCGCGCGCTTGGCGAGACCCGAGCCACCGCACTGGCAGCCATCAAGGCATATTATGGCCACGACGCGGTTCGGTCTTACTTCTCTGGATGCTCAGATGGCGGCCGTGAGGCCCTGATGGTGGCCCAGCGTTTCCCTGAGGACTTTGACGGCATTCTTGTCGGAGATCCGGGCAACGATTGGTCACACTGGGCTGCCGGTCTGGTCTGGAACGAGCAAGCCCAGTTCGCCGACTCTCCCAGTGCAATTCCTATCGCCAAGCGAGCCCTCATCCAAAGTGCTGTGATCGCCGCCTGCGATACGATTGACGGCGTCAAGGACGGATTAATCTCCGATCCACGCTTCTGCCGCTTCGACCCCGCCGTGCTGACTTGCAAAGGCACAGACGCCCCCAACTGCCTCACCGCTCCTCAGATTGCCGCATTGAAGAAGATCTACGAGGGCCCCCAAAATCCTCGGACTGGCGAGCAAATCTACCCCGGCTATCCTCCCGGGATCGAAAATGCTCCAGGCAGCACCATCATCACTCCTTCGCGGCAGAGCACGTCCTCCTTCGGCGACACGTACTTCGGGCAGGCCCTGTTCGAGCAAAAGAACTGGGACTTCCGGACGCTGGACTTCGACAAGGACATCGCGTTCTCCGATCGCAAAGGCTCGCCCGTGGTCGACTCCATCAATCCCGATCTCCGCTCGTTCCGAGACCACGGCGGCAAGCTCATTCAATACCATGGCTGGTCTGACGCCCTCATTCCCCCCGGCGGTTCTGTCGTTTACTACGAAAACGTTGAGGCGTTCATGAGCAAGTACCCTGATCCGAGGAGCGACAGTTCGAATCCGGTCGATACCTTCTATCGACTCTTCATGATCCCTGGCATGGGCCACTGCTATGGCGGAGCCGGTCCCACCTCAATCGCTCCAACAGGCAGCGCAGACGCGACCGATCCGCAACACGACTTGATGCTCTCGCTTGAGCAATGGGTCGAGAAAGGCATCGCGCCTGAAATGCTCATCGGATCGGGTAAGACTCCCAATGCCCCCACCAAGACCATGTCCCGCCCCCTCTGCCCTTATCCGAAGATGGCACGCTACAAGGGCAAGGGCGATACCAATGACGCCGCCAGCTTCGAGTGCGCCGCGCCACCAGCCCAACAGTAG
- a CDS encoding MBL fold metallo-hydrolase — translation MKRRRFLQLASAAGLYNSVRGFAQGISPTLEPWQPGMLDIHHLAYGRGNSTFILGPDGTTFLIDAGVTKDSTKVSCAQKPDTHVRPGEWIASYALRQMKPAGRKELDYALITHIHPDHLGDPTGEVVPSTKGNYQLTGITDVDAKVPIQKLIDRAFPDYSYPTPWQAPFAQNYMDYVHSRQRLGEPTERITVGSSTQIHLVQHPDRYKNFTVRNLAANGEVWTGIGEQTHKTFPDLKELAKQDYPNENMCSIALRLSYGKFDYFTGGDLTSGTEEESTEPWRDIETAAAKAAGPVEVAIADHHAFFDAVGPNFVRELRPEAFIIPAWYVSHPSTLPLRRMFSSKLYPGDRDVFATCTMEENKVFNNQFNSKMKSLDGHVVVRVAPGGETFQIVVTDNSDDSDRVKLVSGPYRCS, via the coding sequence ATGAAGAGACGAAGGTTTTTGCAACTGGCCTCTGCGGCCGGACTATACAACTCCGTGCGAGGCTTTGCACAAGGCATCTCTCCGACACTGGAGCCCTGGCAGCCCGGAATGCTCGACATCCACCATTTAGCTTATGGTCGCGGCAATTCAACATTCATCCTTGGCCCCGATGGGACAACCTTCCTGATAGATGCTGGCGTGACGAAGGATTCCACAAAGGTTTCATGCGCGCAGAAGCCGGATACCCATGTTCGACCGGGAGAATGGATTGCTTCGTATGCCTTGAGGCAGATGAAACCCGCAGGGAGAAAGGAGTTGGATTATGCGCTGATCACCCACATCCATCCGGACCATTTGGGCGATCCCACTGGAGAGGTGGTGCCGTCCACCAAGGGCAACTATCAGTTAACGGGCATAACGGACGTCGATGCAAAGGTACCGATCCAAAAGCTGATTGACAGGGCCTTTCCCGACTACAGCTACCCAACACCTTGGCAGGCTCCCTTCGCTCAGAACTATATGGACTATGTTCACTCGCGCCAGCGCCTCGGCGAACCAACGGAGCGCATCACCGTTGGCAGCTCGACTCAGATACATCTCGTCCAACATCCCGACCGCTACAAAAACTTTACCGTCCGCAACCTCGCTGCCAACGGAGAGGTATGGACAGGAATTGGAGAACAGACTCATAAGACCTTTCCAGATCTGAAAGAGCTGGCAAAGCAGGATTATCCAAACGAGAACATGTGCTCAATTGCTCTTCGTCTTAGCTACGGGAAGTTTGATTACTTCACAGGTGGCGATCTCACCTCGGGAACAGAAGAGGAATCGACAGAGCCCTGGCGCGACATCGAAACCGCCGCCGCCAAGGCTGCGGGTCCGGTGGAAGTCGCCATCGCCGACCATCACGCATTCTTCGATGCCGTCGGACCGAATTTCGTCCGTGAGCTTCGCCCCGAGGCTTTTATCATTCCAGCCTGGTACGTCTCCCATCCGTCGACCTTACCGCTGCGCCGGATGTTCAGCAGCAAGCTCTATCCGGGCGACCGTGACGTATTCGCAACATGCACGATGGAAGAAAACAAAGTGTTCAATAACCAGTTCAACTCAAAGATGAAGAGTCTGGACGGCCATGTTGTTGTTCGGGTCGCGCCGGGCGGCGAGACATTCCAGATAGTTGTGACGGACAACTCAGATGATTCCGATCGAGTGAAGCTCGTTTCGGGACCGTACCGCTGCAGCTAA
- a CDS encoding TonB-dependent receptor: MRRLAAYLFFVLFFAGRVFAQGSNASLTGVIQDSSKAFIPDVRVLAINTDTNQKFEAKTNKDGNYSIPSLPVGPYQMQIEKLGFRTILKEDLFLHTQDVLQINFQMAVGSTSETVTVTGEGAPINTSDATVGTVIDRQFVADIPMNGRSFQSLVALSPGVLTNTPQASAATPANNNQGQFSVNGMRSDANNFTVDGASAMNAPAYNSYAGSAGAMPSGTALGTTQSIISVDAMEEFKIATSSYSAEYGRLPGAQVSFRSRSGTNDYHGTAYDYLRNSAFDANNWFNTYSTSPLPTPKERQNDFGGTFGGPISIPRVYSGKDHLFFFFSYEGLRLTLPSAASITTVPSNGTFNTATYTNPAYKNLRANAPAALQPLLNAYPLPNCSTATNPQCVDNGLGGSPFIFSATTRGLINSINARVDYQIAPTMRLFARYSDTISNTSGPTALDLSATNTRNRIYLLGLDHALRGNIANELRLQYSSAVFNGLNTPGNVGGAVPINLYTAQGLPNPTGETLIEMSLPSGSFFYEENDGSSQYQPNALDTVSWSHGRHLVKAGVNYLQTTAYYGDGTLSRGPRVVYNFTNADTVLSNAASITAQNILRTDPTTKNLGLFVQDEWHLFPRLSLSLGLRWDVNPPPSVSGAPTTTYTGNVNNPSSLGLSKPGAPLFQTTYTDFAPRLGVAVTIYDAPGHELVFRGGGGLFYDSISLNGTYGGGTNLGAASQGTYTGHAFPLTASQILLPVTINPPYSFLNYPANNIVPPYSIQWNGSLEQALGQKQTVTVGYVVSLGRKLSTIQQYSVNKFNPLFNTFYLFVNGPGSNYNSLQMKYQRQLNHGLQALASYTWSHAIDWATADNSRTAAFPLQRGNSDNDVRNNFTAALVYNLPTNYENRFVKSVLGYWNADLWFVARSAFPYEPVGPAVVDPATGYQISGELNYNGKQPYVNKAGIPGGRQVDPTIFSVTASPLGAGNAPRNFLRGFGENQANFAVQRSFPLFERSQLQFRAEAFNVANHPAFGTVNTTCGVTAPGATCNNVLMGQATNTLSNGLGGSSALYQQGGPRSLQFMLKLLF; the protein is encoded by the coding sequence ATGCGCCGCCTAGCTGCTTACTTGTTTTTTGTGCTGTTCTTCGCCGGTCGTGTGTTTGCTCAGGGAAGCAATGCGAGTCTAACGGGAGTGATCCAGGACTCCTCGAAGGCCTTCATCCCCGACGTACGCGTGCTCGCCATCAACACCGATACAAACCAGAAATTTGAGGCGAAGACCAACAAAGACGGGAACTACAGCATTCCCTCACTGCCAGTTGGCCCGTATCAAATGCAGATTGAAAAATTAGGCTTCCGCACAATCCTCAAAGAAGATTTATTTCTGCACACGCAAGATGTACTGCAGATCAACTTCCAGATGGCCGTGGGATCGACTTCCGAAACGGTCACAGTAACTGGCGAAGGCGCACCGATCAACACGTCGGACGCAACCGTAGGCACCGTGATTGATCGCCAGTTTGTGGCGGACATACCGATGAACGGCAGAAGCTTCCAATCCCTGGTTGCCCTATCGCCAGGAGTATTGACCAACACGCCACAGGCTTCTGCTGCCACTCCAGCGAATAACAATCAGGGGCAGTTCAGCGTCAATGGTATGCGCTCCGACGCCAACAACTTTACGGTAGACGGCGCAAGCGCGATGAATGCTCCCGCGTACAACAGCTATGCTGGATCTGCTGGCGCAATGCCAAGCGGAACCGCGCTCGGAACCACGCAATCGATCATCTCCGTAGATGCGATGGAAGAATTCAAAATCGCGACTTCGAGCTATTCAGCGGAATACGGTCGGCTGCCAGGCGCGCAAGTAAGCTTCCGCTCTCGGTCAGGCACCAACGACTATCACGGGACTGCATACGACTATCTCCGAAACTCCGCATTCGACGCCAACAACTGGTTCAACACCTATAGCACCAGCCCTCTTCCAACACCCAAAGAACGCCAAAACGATTTTGGCGGAACGTTTGGTGGGCCGATCTCGATCCCCCGAGTGTATTCAGGCAAAGACCACCTGTTTTTCTTTTTCTCATACGAAGGGCTGCGTCTGACTCTTCCATCGGCGGCATCAATCACCACTGTTCCGTCAAACGGCACATTCAACACCGCCACCTATACAAATCCCGCATATAAGAACCTGCGCGCGAATGCACCCGCCGCACTCCAGCCGCTCTTGAATGCCTACCCCTTGCCAAATTGTTCGACGGCTACAAACCCTCAGTGCGTAGACAACGGCCTCGGAGGTTCCCCATTCATCTTCAGCGCGACAACCAGAGGTCTCATCAACTCTATCAACGCTCGCGTTGACTACCAGATCGCGCCGACCATGCGATTATTCGCTCGCTACAGCGACACAATCAGCAATACAAGCGGGCCGACGGCGCTCGACCTAAGTGCCACCAACACTCGGAACCGGATCTATCTATTGGGATTGGATCATGCGTTGCGCGGAAACATCGCGAACGAACTCCGGCTGCAGTATTCATCGGCCGTATTCAACGGGCTCAACACCCCGGGCAATGTAGGCGGCGCTGTCCCGATCAACTTGTATACGGCGCAGGGATTGCCGAATCCAACCGGCGAGACTTTGATTGAAATGTCATTGCCAAGTGGATCGTTTTTTTATGAGGAAAATGACGGATCGAGCCAATACCAGCCGAATGCGCTCGATACAGTCTCATGGTCGCACGGGAGGCACTTAGTCAAGGCAGGAGTCAACTACCTGCAGACTACGGCTTATTACGGAGACGGAACGCTTTCGCGCGGTCCACGTGTCGTCTACAATTTTACGAACGCAGACACTGTCCTGAGCAATGCTGCCTCTATCACAGCGCAAAATATTTTGCGTACTGACCCCACAACCAAGAACCTCGGGCTCTTCGTGCAGGACGAATGGCATCTTTTCCCGCGCCTGAGTCTATCCCTCGGGCTTCGTTGGGATGTTAACCCGCCGCCTTCAGTTTCTGGTGCTCCGACGACTACATATACCGGCAACGTCAATAATCCATCGTCGCTGGGACTGTCTAAACCCGGTGCCCCGCTCTTTCAGACGACCTACACGGATTTTGCGCCGCGGCTCGGCGTAGCAGTTACGATCTACGACGCACCCGGCCATGAACTTGTCTTCCGTGGCGGCGGCGGCCTCTTCTACGATTCCATCTCTCTGAACGGAACCTATGGTGGCGGCACGAACCTCGGTGCGGCATCGCAGGGCACCTATACTGGTCACGCTTTCCCACTAACAGCCAGCCAGATCCTACTGCCCGTTACTATAAATCCACCCTATTCATTCTTGAACTACCCAGCGAACAACATCGTTCCGCCATATTCAATACAGTGGAATGGCAGCCTGGAGCAAGCACTCGGCCAGAAACAGACTGTCACGGTAGGCTACGTTGTTTCCCTTGGACGTAAACTTTCGACGATCCAGCAATATTCCGTAAATAAGTTCAATCCGCTATTCAATACGTTCTACTTATTTGTGAATGGTCCGGGCTCGAACTATAACAGTCTCCAGATGAAGTACCAGCGCCAGTTGAATCATGGACTTCAAGCATTGGCCTCCTATACCTGGTCTCACGCCATAGATTGGGCGACCGCAGACAACTCCAGAACTGCCGCATTCCCGCTCCAACGAGGAAACTCGGACAACGACGTCCGCAATAACTTTACGGCTGCTCTCGTCTATAACCTGCCGACAAACTACGAGAATCGGTTTGTGAAGTCGGTGCTCGGTTACTGGAATGCAGACCTATGGTTCGTAGCCCGCAGTGCCTTTCCTTACGAGCCTGTCGGTCCAGCGGTAGTCGATCCGGCGACGGGATATCAAATTTCTGGTGAACTCAACTACAACGGCAAACAACCCTACGTGAATAAAGCCGGAATCCCGGGCGGTCGCCAGGTTGATCCGACGATCTTCAGCGTCACTGCAAGTCCATTGGGGGCTGGCAACGCTCCGCGTAACTTCTTGCGAGGATTTGGAGAGAATCAAGCGAACTTCGCCGTACAACGCAGCTTCCCACTGTTTGAGCGCTCACAGCTTCAGTTCCGCGCAGAAGCCTTCAACGTCGCCAACCATCCGGCATTCGGGACCGTGAATACAACCTGCGGCGTGACTGCCCCGGGAGCAACCTGCAACAACGTCCTGATGGGCCAAGCCACCAATACGCTGTCGAATGGCTTGGGCGGATCGTCGGCGCTTTACCAGCAAGGCGGTCCAAGATCGCTGCAATTCATGCTGAAGCTTCTTTTTTAG
- a CDS encoding sigma-70 family RNA polymerase sigma factor, with protein sequence MIPIEEKVPSSTDESLMAALKERDQDALSELFRRYSRLVFSMAYRILHDAGEAEEIVQDVFLYLYQKAAQFDQSKGSAKTWIVQVTHSRSLDRRDFLHRRHFYLGTDVADLANTLAGTNDVEHHIVSKWNLAQLQIALCELPEKQRRTLQLFFFEGLELKEIAGQLGESPENVRHHYYRGLQKLRKNGIVQELKDTEKE encoded by the coding sequence GTGATTCCAATCGAAGAAAAGGTGCCTTCTTCCACCGATGAGAGCCTAATGGCTGCTCTCAAAGAACGTGATCAGGATGCGCTTTCGGAGCTGTTCCGCCGATACTCCCGCCTTGTCTTCAGCATGGCCTATCGCATCCTTCACGACGCGGGTGAAGCAGAAGAGATCGTACAAGACGTCTTCCTCTACCTCTATCAAAAGGCTGCTCAGTTTGATCAATCCAAGGGAAGTGCGAAAACCTGGATCGTTCAGGTGACACATTCTCGATCGCTCGATCGCAGAGACTTTTTGCATCGCCGACATTTTTACCTTGGTACAGATGTGGCAGATCTCGCGAATACATTGGCAGGAACAAATGATGTGGAACATCACATTGTGTCGAAATGGAATCTAGCCCAGCTACAAATCGCATTGTGCGAACTGCCCGAAAAGCAGCGGCGCACATTGCAGTTGTTTTTCTTCGAGGGGCTTGAGCTCAAAGAGATTGCAGGACAACTTGGCGAATCGCCGGAAAACGTCCGGCACCACTACTATCGCGGCCTTCAGAAACTAAGAAAAAACGGCATCGTGCAGGAACTAAAGGATACTGAGAAGGAATGA
- a CDS encoding patatin-like phospholipase family protein — protein sequence MPKRLAITIAGAVSLGSYEAGVLYEVLDAVHQHNNNSATAASDRIVIDVLTGASAGGMTAIILAQKLMYGAGEFVGPYDNPLYNIWVKRISLEELQKPEDSEPALHSLFSSTLIETISKEALLARYEGELSPKERHSGVGDFIRVGVALTNLNGIAYGYDVTPGGRFTYIDYGDQLSREVVDAMSDTSDFWEPLRQAAVACGAFPVAFRPQDVSRSAKIESNDYPSPNLEKWAQDPQLYTYSDGGILQNQPLGMAKNLVDLIDCHQNQDSRYYLFVSPHAKDPDTSDTFHARNADYFHLLMRLVSVAIGQSGFQDWITAKDVNTRLALLDERAKGLRDAILNHQIDVPALMLTSNSVLLLFFPHGTHRAPGARKDESLLDAKDRIQKQYHDWVNDLAGIPGASDAFRDAVLAFETSAGLGACCFPTLERAKQKIEPGLKAGLGRNTRFRARLQQVPQHIC from the coding sequence ATGCCGAAACGACTAGCCATCACGATTGCCGGCGCAGTCTCTCTTGGGAGCTATGAAGCTGGTGTGCTCTATGAGGTTTTGGATGCTGTCCATCAGCACAACAATAATTCTGCGACTGCCGCAAGCGATCGAATCGTTATCGACGTATTGACAGGCGCATCTGCCGGTGGCATGACCGCCATCATCCTTGCGCAAAAGCTTATGTACGGAGCGGGCGAGTTTGTCGGGCCATACGATAACCCGCTATACAACATCTGGGTCAAACGAATCTCGCTCGAAGAGCTTCAGAAGCCCGAGGACAGCGAACCAGCCCTGCACTCACTCTTCTCTTCCACCCTTATCGAGACAATCTCGAAAGAGGCATTACTGGCTCGCTATGAAGGAGAGCTGTCACCGAAGGAACGACACAGCGGAGTCGGCGATTTCATTCGCGTGGGCGTGGCGTTGACTAACTTGAATGGCATCGCCTATGGATACGACGTTACCCCGGGAGGTCGCTTCACATACATCGACTACGGTGATCAGTTGTCCCGCGAGGTCGTCGATGCTATGAGTGACACCTCAGATTTTTGGGAGCCACTACGGCAGGCTGCCGTCGCTTGCGGGGCATTTCCCGTTGCCTTTCGTCCTCAAGATGTGTCGCGCTCTGCAAAGATAGAATCAAACGACTATCCCTCTCCCAATCTTGAGAAATGGGCTCAGGACCCTCAACTCTACACGTATTCCGATGGGGGTATTCTGCAGAACCAGCCACTCGGTATGGCAAAGAATCTTGTGGACCTGATTGATTGCCATCAGAATCAGGACAGTCGTTACTATCTATTCGTCTCTCCCCACGCGAAAGATCCTGATACATCCGATACGTTCCATGCGAGAAACGCAGATTACTTCCATCTACTCATGCGTCTGGTTTCGGTGGCGATCGGTCAGTCGGGATTCCAGGATTGGATTACGGCGAAGGACGTGAACACTCGCTTGGCGCTGCTCGATGAGCGTGCCAAGGGGCTCAGGGACGCAATACTGAATCATCAGATCGATGTACCGGCTTTGATGCTTACTTCAAATTCCGTCCTCCTGCTCTTCTTCCCCCACGGCACCCATCGCGCGCCAGGAGCCCGGAAAGATGAGTCACTTCTCGATGCGAAAGATCGCATTCAGAAGCAGTATCACGATTGGGTCAATGATCTGGCTGGAATCCCTGGAGCATCCGATGCCTTCCGCGATGCGGTTCTGGCCTTCGAGACATCGGCTGGTCTTGGAGCTTGTTGCTTCCCTACACTTGAGCGAGCCAAACAGAAAATTGAGCCGGGGTTGAAAGCGGGCTTAGGAAGAAATACGCGGTTTAGAGCACGTTTGCAGCAAGTTCCACAACACATCTGTTAG
- a CDS encoding M20/M25/M40 family metallo-hydrolase, whose protein sequence is MPSKWIFPLPALLALSATMSAPLVAQPAAPAPRAAHDYTATRKPELTQKFVDFLSIPNVAADPAGLKKNADFLVEQLSQRGFAAQLLTAPGLPAGTPPVVFGEIKTPGATRTIVLYAHYDGQPVTASEWENGAPFTPVMKQVNGEPYVFARSAGDDKAAIFAQLTALDALKAAHIPLKANIRFVWEGEEEAGSVHLEQILMAHRDLIGGDVWLVCDGPVDQTRQQNVIFGARGDTHMQIVVYGPSRSLHSGHYGNWAPNPAMMLVQLLAGMKDGDGKVLIPHFYEGAAPLGPLEKQALASAPMNDGMLRQELALGHTDGGGKPLRELLNLPTLNINGIASGQTGTHSTNSIPPSAIANLDMRLVVGIDWKVQQQRVIDYVRSQGYYVTSAEPTRAELLAQPKVAYMKGDVGENASRTPMDLPIAADVIEAIKGARGKVILLPTSGGTVPLDAMERAANTKTISVPIANHDDNQHAANENLRMQNMWDGVETMAALIDMK, encoded by the coding sequence ATGCCCTCAAAGTGGATCTTTCCCCTGCCTGCGCTTCTTGCCTTGTCTGCCACGATGTCTGCCCCGCTGGTGGCCCAGCCCGCCGCGCCCGCGCCACGGGCCGCGCATGACTACACTGCGACTCGCAAGCCGGAGCTGACGCAGAAGTTCGTGGATTTCTTGTCGATTCCGAATGTGGCTGCCGATCCGGCGGGGCTTAAGAAGAACGCTGACTTTCTGGTGGAGCAGCTCTCGCAGCGTGGATTCGCGGCACAGTTGCTGACGGCTCCGGGGCTGCCTGCGGGGACGCCGCCGGTGGTCTTTGGCGAGATTAAGACGCCGGGTGCTACGCGGACGATTGTGCTCTATGCGCACTACGACGGCCAGCCCGTGACGGCTTCGGAGTGGGAGAATGGCGCTCCGTTTACGCCGGTGATGAAGCAGGTGAACGGGGAACCGTATGTTTTTGCGCGTAGTGCCGGGGATGACAAGGCCGCGATCTTTGCGCAACTGACGGCGCTCGATGCGTTGAAGGCTGCGCACATTCCTCTGAAGGCGAATATTCGTTTTGTATGGGAGGGCGAGGAGGAGGCCGGTTCGGTTCACCTGGAGCAGATTCTAATGGCGCATCGCGATCTGATCGGCGGCGATGTGTGGCTGGTGTGCGATGGGCCGGTGGACCAGACGCGGCAGCAGAATGTGATCTTCGGCGCGCGCGGCGATACGCATATGCAGATCGTCGTCTACGGGCCGAGCCGGTCGCTGCATAGCGGGCATTATGGCAACTGGGCTCCGAACCCGGCGATGATGCTGGTGCAGTTGCTGGCGGGGATGAAGGATGGGGACGGCAAGGTGCTGATTCCGCACTTTTACGAGGGGGCTGCGCCGCTGGGACCGCTCGAGAAGCAGGCTCTGGCTTCGGCTCCGATGAACGATGGGATGTTGCGGCAGGAGCTGGCTCTGGGGCATACGGATGGCGGCGGCAAGCCTCTGCGCGAGCTGCTGAATCTGCCTACGTTGAATATTAACGGCATTGCCTCGGGGCAGACGGGGACGCACTCGACCAACTCGATTCCTCCGAGCGCGATTGCGAATCTGGATATGCGGCTGGTGGTCGGGATCGACTGGAAAGTACAGCAGCAGCGGGTGATTGATTATGTGAGGTCGCAGGGATATTACGTGACCTCGGCTGAGCCTACGCGGGCGGAGCTGCTGGCGCAGCCGAAAGTGGCGTACATGAAGGGCGATGTGGGGGAGAATGCTTCGCGGACGCCGATGGACCTGCCGATTGCGGCGGATGTGATTGAGGCTATCAAGGGTGCTCGGGGAAAGGTAATTTTGCTGCCGACCTCGGGCGGGACGGTGCCGCTGGATGCGATGGAGCGGGCTGCGAATACGAAGACGATCAGTGTGCCGATTGCGAACCATGACGATAATCAGCACGCGGCGAATGAGAATCTGCGGATGCAGAATATGTGGGATGGGGTGGAGACGATGGCGGCCCTGATCGATATGAAGTAG
- a CDS encoding redoxin domain-containing protein, with product MASLLQDRLDAITTRTRALVQADRLAVSEQATADLFASGIEDRILSAGSPAPSFALTDASTGQTVRSSDLLALGPLVLSFFRGRWDPYCVTELEAWRDLYPTLRERGAFFTAVSPQTRRQNDFTAQQHGLSFPLLSDPGCSLAAEFGIMHTVPPAARRYFQSILVNIPFANSGGTYATADEASWRLPLPAVFLIRQDGIIAFAEAHADPRVRPEPDDILALL from the coding sequence ATGGCTTCCCTGTTACAGGATCGGCTCGACGCCATCACCACCCGCACCCGCGCCCTCGTCCAGGCCGACCGCCTCGCCGTCTCCGAGCAGGCCACCGCCGACCTCTTCGCCTCCGGCATCGAAGACCGCATCCTGTCCGCAGGCTCGCCCGCGCCTAGCTTCGCGCTCACCGACGCCAGCACCGGCCAGACCGTCCGCTCCTCCGACCTGCTCGCTCTCGGCCCGCTGGTGCTCTCGTTCTTCCGTGGCCGCTGGGACCCGTACTGTGTCACCGAGCTGGAAGCCTGGCGCGATCTCTACCCCACCCTGCGCGAACGCGGAGCCTTCTTCACCGCCGTTTCGCCACAGACCCGCCGCCAGAACGACTTCACCGCCCAGCAGCACGGCCTCAGCTTCCCCCTGCTCTCGGACCCCGGCTGCTCACTCGCCGCCGAGTTCGGCATCATGCACACGGTGCCACCCGCCGCGCGGCGCTACTTCCAATCCATCCTGGTCAATATCCCCTTCGCCAACTCCGGCGGCACCTACGCTACCGCGGATGAGGCCTCGTGGCGACTACCTCTACCCGCGGTCTTCCTCATTCGCCAGGACGGCATCATCGCCTTCGCCGAGGCCCACGCCGACCCACGCGTACGCCCCGAACCCGACGACATCCTGGCCCTGTTATAG